A single genomic interval of Synechococcales cyanobacterium CNB harbors:
- a CDS encoding twin-arginine translocase TatA/TatE family subunit has protein sequence MNALTFGLLPNIGTWEMLLILAIGLLLFGRRLPEVGRSLGKGIVEFKKGLKGIEEDIEHQSSAPPAKSPDSIRPPLTSGGEDARVSQGQPIEQTATRTAE, from the coding sequence ATGAACGCTCTGACTTTCGGGCTTCTCCCGAACATCGGCACGTGGGAGATGCTGCTCATCCTGGCGATCGGCCTGCTGTTGTTCGGCCGTCGTCTCCCCGAAGTCGGCAGGAGCTTGGGAAAGGGCATCGTGGAGTTCAAGAAGGGCCTCAAGGGGATCGAAGAGGACATCGAGCACCAGTCCAGCGCACCCCCTGCGAAGTCTCCGGATTCGATCCGTCCTCCCCTGACGAGCGGCGGCGAGGACGCACGCGTGTCGCAGGGCCAGCCGATCGAGCAAACGGCGACCAGGACAGCAGAGTGA
- a CDS encoding argininosuccinate synthase: MARPTTVRNEGVPMPRKVVLAYSGGLDTSAVIPWLRENIDCEVIAFVGDVGQGEEELAGIETKALKSGASACKVVDLRREFIRDYVFPTLIAGIVYEGRYLLGTSIARPLLAKAQVDVAREFKADALAHGCTGKGNDQVRFESTFAALAPDLEVIAPWRHWNLRSREDLLNYLAERNIPTTATAKKLYSRDRNLWHISHEGGPLEDPACPPPDDVWMLTRSPKDAPDEPRDVAIDYEHGCPVAVDGERLAPEQLVAHLNAVAGEHGVGRVDILENRLVGMKSRGLYETPGGTVIVEGLRGIEQCVLDRETSHWKDEMAVRFAELVYNGRWFTPLREALGACAEKIAERLTGRAVVRLYKGSATLVARSSPYSLYEESYATFSADEVYNQKHAEGFIRLLSLPERIAALKFGPGGGRS; encoded by the coding sequence ATGGCCCGGCCGACGACGGTCCGGAATGAGGGAGTTCCCATGCCCAGGAAAGTCGTGCTCGCCTATTCCGGCGGTCTAGACACTTCCGCCGTCATCCCCTGGCTCCGTGAGAACATCGACTGCGAGGTCATTGCCTTCGTCGGCGACGTCGGTCAGGGCGAGGAGGAACTCGCAGGCATCGAGACGAAAGCCCTCAAGTCCGGCGCATCGGCCTGCAAGGTCGTGGACCTCCGCCGGGAGTTCATCCGCGACTACGTCTTCCCCACGCTCATCGCCGGGATCGTCTACGAGGGCCGCTACCTGCTCGGCACCTCGATCGCCCGCCCCCTGCTCGCCAAGGCGCAGGTGGATGTCGCCCGCGAGTTCAAGGCCGACGCTCTCGCCCACGGCTGCACCGGCAAGGGCAACGACCAGGTGCGCTTCGAGAGCACCTTCGCCGCTCTCGCACCCGATCTCGAAGTCATCGCCCCGTGGCGGCACTGGAACCTCCGCTCACGCGAGGACCTGCTGAACTACCTCGCCGAGCGCAACATCCCCACCACCGCTACCGCGAAGAAGCTCTACTCCCGCGATCGCAACCTCTGGCACATTTCTCACGAGGGCGGCCCGCTCGAAGACCCCGCCTGCCCGCCGCCAGACGACGTCTGGATGCTCACCCGAAGCCCGAAGGACGCGCCCGACGAGCCTCGCGACGTGGCGATCGACTACGAGCACGGCTGCCCCGTCGCGGTCGATGGCGAACGCCTCGCCCCGGAACAACTCGTAGCTCACCTCAACGCAGTCGCTGGAGAACACGGCGTCGGGCGTGTGGACATCCTCGAGAACCGTCTCGTCGGGATGAAGTCCCGTGGCCTGTACGAAACGCCCGGCGGCACGGTCATCGTGGAGGGACTCCGCGGCATCGAGCAGTGCGTCCTTGACCGCGAGACCTCCCATTGGAAGGACGAGATGGCCGTGCGATTTGCCGAACTCGTCTACAACGGCCGCTGGTTCACACCACTGCGCGAAGCCCTCGGTGCGTGCGCTGAGAAGATTGCCGAACGCCTCACCGGCCGCGCCGTCGTCCGGCTCTACAAGGGCAGCGCGACCCTCGTCGCCCGCTCCTCACCCTACAGCCTCTACGAGGAGAGCTACGCGACCTTCTCCGCCGACGAGGTCTACAACCAGAAACACGCCGAAGGGTTCATCCGCCTGCTCAGCCTGCCCGAGCGTATCGCGGCCCTCAAGTTCGGACCGGGCGGCGGGCGGTCGTGA
- a CDS encoding ThuA domain-containing protein, whose protein sequence is MVRLMLVSLLSLLGLMPKAALASMENGPEFRVLLYSRTAGFRHGSIAAGIAAVTKLGEKHGFVVDATEDPSEFTDENLERYAVVLFLNTTGTVLDAEQKAAFERFIAKGRGWVGVHSASDTEYEWPWYAGLVGAYFKGHPAIQEATILVHDRDHPSTKMLPERWVRTDEWYTFRDSPRGRVHVLMSVDERTYEGGGMGDDHPIAWCHEYRGGRAWYTALGHTNESYEEPLFLEHLLGGIRWAAGVEEGAPAQAPAGTPVSSSP, encoded by the coding sequence ATGGTTCGTCTGATGCTGGTGTCGTTGCTGTCCTTGCTGGGACTGATGCCGAAGGCGGCCCTCGCTTCGATGGAGAACGGACCGGAGTTTCGCGTGCTGCTCTACAGCCGAACGGCCGGTTTCCGGCACGGGTCGATCGCGGCCGGCATCGCGGCGGTGACGAAACTGGGCGAGAAGCACGGGTTCGTCGTGGATGCAACCGAAGACCCCTCCGAGTTCACCGACGAGAACTTGGAGCGGTACGCCGTGGTGCTGTTCCTGAACACAACGGGCACGGTGCTCGACGCCGAGCAGAAGGCTGCGTTCGAGCGGTTCATCGCCAAGGGTCGGGGCTGGGTCGGCGTGCACTCCGCTTCGGACACGGAGTACGAGTGGCCGTGGTACGCGGGGCTGGTGGGGGCGTATTTCAAAGGGCACCCGGCGATCCAGGAGGCGACGATCCTGGTCCACGATCGGGATCACCCATCGACGAAGATGCTCCCGGAGCGCTGGGTGCGCACGGACGAATGGTACACCTTCCGCGACAGCCCGCGCGGCCGCGTCCACGTGCTGATGTCGGTCGATGAGCGGACCTACGAGGGCGGCGGAATGGGTGACGACCACCCGATCGCGTGGTGCCACGAGTACCGGGGCGGCCGGGCATGGTACACCGCGCTGGGGCACACCAACGAGTCGTACGAGGAGCCGCTCTTTCTGGAGCACCTGCTCGGGGGAATCCGGTGGGCTGCGGGGGTGGAGGAGGGCGCTCCTGCTCAGGCGCCGGCTGGCACGCCCGTGTCGTCGTCGCCTTGA
- a CDS encoding 2-oxo acid dehydrogenase subunit E2, translating into MPIEITMPRLSDTMEQGTVVKWYVKEGDSVSSGDVIADIETDKATMELQSFDEGTIARLAVDEGKAVAVGTVIAVLAGEGEDAAAAGSSALTTSSAKAGTATSARADAGRERSDGPGASTAIATSASDASRADRNGARVFASPLARKIAEERGLDLASIEGTGPSGRITRKDVEAAAPTAAPRRPASADAQTERMVAAKVPPAPLPELTAARLEDRTVTLSNMRATIARRLVESKATIPHYQVTVSARMDALLSLREQLNEQLEPQGVKLSVNDFLVRACALAMHQHPFVNSSWVESKGNDPPAIRLHGRVNIGVAIALPAEKGGGLVVGVIRDADRVGLRQISDETRRLAAKAREKGLSVEEMSDSTFTISNLGMFGVDHFTAIINPPNAAILAVGRAIERPAIEQDDDGKTRIATLREMAMTMSSDHRIIDGAMAAQYLNTVKQMLERPASLLV; encoded by the coding sequence ATGCCGATTGAGATCACCATGCCCCGTCTCTCCGACACGATGGAGCAGGGCACCGTCGTGAAGTGGTACGTCAAGGAGGGCGACTCGGTCTCCTCCGGCGACGTCATCGCGGACATCGAGACCGACAAGGCCACGATGGAACTCCAGTCCTTCGACGAGGGCACGATCGCCAGGCTCGCCGTGGACGAGGGCAAGGCCGTGGCGGTCGGGACCGTCATCGCCGTGCTGGCGGGTGAGGGCGAGGATGCCGCCGCAGCCGGGAGCAGCGCTCTCACAACGTCGAGCGCAAAGGCTGGAACCGCCACGTCCGCGCGCGCCGATGCAGGGCGTGAGCGAAGCGACGGTCCGGGGGCATCCACCGCGATCGCGACCTCTGCATCCGATGCCTCACGCGCCGATCGCAACGGTGCCCGCGTCTTTGCCTCTCCGCTTGCCCGCAAAATCGCGGAAGAAAGGGGCCTCGATCTCGCGTCCATTGAGGGCACCGGCCCCTCCGGCCGCATCACGCGCAAGGACGTCGAGGCCGCCGCACCGACAGCCGCTCCCCGTCGCCCAGCCTCCGCGGATGCACAGACCGAGCGCATGGTCGCCGCGAAGGTGCCGCCGGCGCCTCTCCCCGAACTGACCGCGGCCCGGCTCGAGGACCGCACGGTCACGCTCTCGAACATGCGAGCGACGATCGCCCGCCGCCTCGTCGAGAGCAAGGCCACCATCCCCCACTACCAGGTGACGGTCAGCGCGCGCATGGACGCGCTGCTCTCGCTCCGCGAGCAACTGAACGAGCAGCTGGAGCCGCAGGGCGTGAAACTCAGCGTGAACGACTTCCTCGTCCGCGCCTGCGCCCTCGCCATGCACCAGCATCCCTTCGTCAACTCATCCTGGGTTGAGAGCAAGGGCAACGACCCACCCGCCATCCGCCTGCACGGGCGCGTCAACATCGGCGTCGCCATCGCGCTCCCCGCCGAAAAGGGCGGCGGCCTCGTCGTCGGCGTCATCCGCGATGCCGACCGGGTCGGCCTGCGCCAGATCTCCGACGAGACACGCCGCCTCGCCGCCAAGGCCCGGGAGAAAGGCCTCTCCGTCGAGGAAATGAGCGACTCAACCTTCACCATCTCCAACCTCGGCATGTTCGGCGTCGATCACTTCACCGCCATCATCAACCCCCCGAACGCCGCAATTCTCGCCGTCGGGCGGGCCATCGAACGCCCCGCCATCGAGCAGGACGACGACGGCAAGACCCGCATCGCCACCCTCCGCGAGATGGCGATGACGATGTCCAGCGACCACCGCATCATCGACGGCGCGATGGCTGCCCAGTACCTCAACACCGTCAAGCAGATGCTCGAACGACCTGCCTCGCTGCTCGTGTGA
- a CDS encoding pyruvate dehydrogenase complex E1 component subunit beta: MPDFDAELPSREGDRVIQFREALREAMSEEMRRDPRVFLMGEEVAEYNGAYKVSQGMLDEFGPKRIIDTPISENGFAGLGIAAAMYGLRPIIEFMSWSFSLVAADQILNNAPKMLYMSGGQWGCPVVFRGNNGAGGQLGSTHSWCVEGLYANVPGMKIAIPSNPYDAKGLLKTAILDPDPVFFLESERMLGDKAHVPEQEYYIPFGRARLAREGDACTLVSFGRPVNFCLEAAESLASEGIECDVLDMRTVRPLDLDSVVRSLRKTNRVVVVDQSWPFGGVASEVIAQITEKAFDWLDAPPTRVNTDDVPTPYAKNMEAAYLPNPEKIAAAVKRTLA; the protein is encoded by the coding sequence GTGCCCGACTTCGACGCCGAACTCCCGTCGCGCGAGGGCGACCGCGTCATCCAGTTCCGCGAGGCGCTCCGCGAAGCGATGTCCGAGGAGATGCGCCGTGACCCGCGCGTCTTTCTCATGGGCGAGGAAGTCGCCGAGTACAACGGCGCGTACAAGGTCTCCCAGGGCATGCTCGACGAGTTCGGCCCCAAGCGCATCATCGACACCCCGATCTCCGAGAACGGTTTCGCGGGTCTCGGCATCGCCGCCGCCATGTACGGCCTGCGCCCCATCATCGAGTTCATGTCCTGGTCCTTCAGCCTCGTCGCCGCCGACCAGATTCTCAACAACGCACCCAAGATGCTCTACATGTCGGGCGGTCAGTGGGGTTGCCCCGTCGTCTTCCGCGGCAACAACGGCGCGGGCGGACAACTGGGCTCCACTCACTCCTGGTGCGTCGAGGGCCTCTACGCCAACGTCCCCGGCATGAAGATCGCCATCCCCAGCAACCCGTACGACGCCAAGGGGCTCCTCAAGACCGCCATTCTCGACCCCGACCCCGTCTTTTTCCTCGAGTCCGAGCGCATGCTTGGCGACAAGGCTCACGTCCCCGAGCAGGAATACTACATCCCCTTCGGCCGCGCTCGCCTGGCCCGCGAGGGCGACGCCTGCACGCTGGTCTCCTTCGGCCGACCCGTGAACTTCTGCCTCGAAGCCGCTGAATCGCTCGCCTCCGAGGGCATCGAGTGCGACGTGCTCGACATGCGAACTGTCCGTCCGCTCGACCTCGACTCCGTCGTCCGCAGCCTGCGGAAGACCAACCGTGTCGTCGTGGTGGACCAGTCCTGGCCATTCGGAGGCGTGGCGAGCGAGGTCATCGCTCAGATCACCGAAAAAGCCTTCGACTGGCTCGACGCCCCCCCCACTCGCGTCAACACCGACGACGTACCGACGCCCTACGCGAAGAACATGGAGGCCGCGTACCTGCCGAATCCGGAGAAGATCGCAGCGGCGGTGAAGCGTACACTGGCCTGA
- the pdhA gene encoding pyruvate dehydrogenase (acetyl-transferring) E1 component subunit alpha has translation MSQTSAKNPRAHTKGDRPSDALPDKTLLKWLHDMQLIREFETRTMQAYQQAKIGGFCHIYSGQEASAVGTIAAVEHDDPVILAYRDHGHALARGMDPRVCMAEMFGRQAGCAKGKGGSMHMFDKPNWLFGGHGIVGAQTPLGAGLAFAARYEWEVLETGKKKVCLCYLGDGAIDQGAFHEALNLASLFGLPVIYVIENNGYSMGTAIHRHTANHDRLTMRGESYGIKSVEIDGFDVLNVYDQFRPLAEECRDLQRPAFVDLKTYRYMGHSMSDPQKYRTKEEVDEWKERDSIAALASHLMRSKDDGGRACLTEDEWKEMQRSIRAIVKEAVDFAESAPAPNIEAELYSDVFINPLPQSSPIRDYVHGEKNPLL, from the coding sequence ATGTCCCAGACCTCCGCGAAAAACCCGCGCGCGCACACCAAGGGCGACCGCCCGTCTGACGCGCTCCCGGACAAGACGCTCCTGAAATGGCTGCACGACATGCAGCTGATCCGGGAGTTCGAGACCCGCACGATGCAGGCCTATCAGCAGGCCAAGATCGGCGGCTTCTGCCACATTTACTCGGGGCAGGAAGCCTCGGCCGTCGGCACCATCGCAGCCGTCGAGCATGACGACCCCGTCATCCTCGCATACCGCGACCACGGGCACGCCCTCGCACGCGGCATGGACCCCCGGGTCTGCATGGCCGAGATGTTCGGCAGGCAGGCCGGCTGCGCCAAGGGCAAGGGCGGATCCATGCACATGTTCGACAAGCCCAACTGGCTCTTCGGGGGCCACGGCATCGTCGGCGCACAGACCCCCCTCGGCGCGGGTCTCGCCTTTGCCGCACGCTACGAGTGGGAGGTGCTCGAAACCGGGAAGAAGAAGGTTTGCCTCTGCTACCTCGGCGACGGCGCGATCGACCAGGGCGCGTTCCACGAGGCGCTCAACCTCGCCTCGCTCTTCGGGCTGCCCGTCATCTACGTCATCGAGAACAACGGCTACTCCATGGGCACCGCCATCCACCGGCACACCGCGAACCACGACCGGCTTACCATGCGCGGCGAGTCCTACGGCATCAAGAGCGTCGAGATCGACGGCTTCGACGTGCTGAACGTCTATGACCAGTTCCGCCCACTCGCCGAGGAATGCCGCGACCTTCAGCGCCCCGCCTTCGTGGACCTGAAGACCTACCGGTACATGGGCCACTCCATGTCCGATCCGCAGAAGTATCGCACGAAGGAGGAAGTTGACGAGTGGAAGGAACGTGACTCGATCGCTGCCCTTGCATCCCACCTGATGCGGAGCAAGGACGACGGCGGCCGCGCGTGCCTCACCGAGGACGAGTGGAAGGAGATGCAGCGCTCGATCCGTGCGATCGTGAAGGAGGCGGTGGACTTCGCCGAGTCCGCGCCCGCCCCGAACATCGAGGCCGAACTCTACAGCGACGTGTTCATCAACCCCCTGCCGCAGTCCAGCCCGATCCGGGACTACGTCCACGGCGAGAAGAACCCGCTGCTGTGA
- a CDS encoding S41 family peptidase: MSIRGTSGLLATGLVVLLSAGPIPTPSAHAQQQHALAESRAAVIDDAWSARVWATAREKGEGALRGLASDFPTDAVEEPIARLRDSFELFETNLEKRNAERVSRIETVRAEIETALRPTEGAPTDLDLSKAMRLAAEWQMLVGDAGAVVREPVVAELIARAESAAKGAESRADWLMASELFHRLNVLTEEVDGRYLADLDRQNDRLAMIRLYVPEKLWQLRNSRRLMEMDTPLPPYNATADGWSQKLNGISRYLVIRALLKAAQSNVEGVTTASLLDGGLEAIRTLASTECLSEAFPGIADPKARDAMVKFVDQARGELRHGNRVLGVRDITALIESLLSTNQLTLRIPEEALLHEFGNGAMGRLDEYSSIIWPDEVRRFQRNTRGSFVGIGVQIHLDEAQRLAVVTPLEGTPAQRAGIRAGDVISKVDGISTVGFSLDQAVDVITGPRGTKVTLTIEREIDGQTQEIEFVITRDVIDVKSVKGWKRGEREDDWEWFIDREAGIGYVRLTQFQENTTAELERAIVRMRAVGLRGLILDLRFNPGGLLNEAVGVASQFIESGRIVTTEAADGSVAGVETALGGATLADIPIVVLINEGSASASEIVAGAIQDYARTGTIDAIVVGERSFGKGSVQNVWPLPVQTDAMLKLTTQYYKLPAGRLIHRQRHPGETRWGIEPDVTVSMLPSQIEASLLLRQKADLLVLDENGAAKRDDAEPAPDPDDLLAKGIDLQLNTALVLLQSRTLAPIASRTTMKPVGEPASAVR, from the coding sequence ATGAGCATCAGAGGCACGTCGGGATTGTTGGCGACGGGGCTGGTCGTTCTCCTTTCCGCCGGTCCGATCCCGACGCCGAGTGCGCATGCCCAGCAGCAGCACGCGCTAGCGGAGAGCCGGGCAGCCGTCATTGACGACGCTTGGTCGGCGCGCGTCTGGGCGACGGCCCGCGAGAAGGGCGAGGGCGCGCTGCGGGGGCTTGCCTCGGACTTCCCAACGGACGCCGTCGAGGAGCCGATCGCCCGCTTGCGTGACTCATTCGAACTCTTCGAGACAAATCTCGAGAAACGGAACGCGGAGCGTGTTTCTCGCATCGAGACTGTCCGCGCTGAGATCGAGACTGCGCTGCGGCCCACCGAGGGCGCGCCGACCGACCTCGACCTGAGCAAGGCGATGCGGCTCGCGGCCGAGTGGCAGATGCTCGTGGGCGACGCCGGCGCTGTCGTGCGTGAACCGGTCGTGGCGGAACTGATTGCGCGGGCCGAATCCGCGGCCAAGGGTGCCGAGTCTCGCGCGGACTGGCTCATGGCCAGCGAACTGTTCCACCGCCTCAACGTGCTGACGGAGGAAGTGGACGGCAGGTACCTCGCCGACCTCGACCGCCAGAACGATCGCCTGGCGATGATCCGCCTCTACGTTCCCGAGAAACTCTGGCAACTCCGGAACTCGCGGCGCCTCATGGAGATGGACACGCCCCTCCCGCCCTACAACGCCACCGCCGACGGGTGGTCGCAGAAACTCAACGGCATCAGCCGCTACCTCGTCATCCGCGCCCTGCTCAAGGCGGCCCAATCGAACGTCGAGGGCGTCACAACGGCATCGCTGCTCGACGGCGGCCTGGAAGCCATCCGTACCCTCGCCTCGACGGAGTGCCTGAGCGAAGCCTTCCCCGGCATAGCCGATCCCAAGGCCCGCGATGCGATGGTGAAGTTTGTGGACCAGGCCAGAGGGGAACTGCGCCATGGCAACCGCGTCCTCGGCGTCCGCGACATCACCGCCCTCATCGAATCCCTTCTCTCCACCAACCAGTTGACACTGCGCATCCCCGAAGAGGCCCTGCTCCACGAGTTCGGGAACGGCGCGATGGGCAGGCTGGACGAGTACTCCTCCATCATCTGGCCTGACGAAGTCCGACGCTTCCAGCGCAACACGCGAGGCTCATTCGTCGGTATCGGCGTGCAGATTCACCTCGACGAGGCCCAGCGCCTCGCCGTCGTGACCCCGCTGGAAGGCACTCCCGCCCAGCGGGCCGGCATCCGCGCCGGCGACGTCATCAGCAAGGTGGACGGCATCTCCACGGTCGGCTTCTCCCTCGACCAGGCCGTCGACGTCATCACCGGCCCGCGCGGCACGAAGGTCACGCTCACGATCGAGCGCGAGATCGACGGGCAGACACAGGAGATCGAGTTCGTCATCACCCGTGACGTCATCGACGTCAAGAGCGTAAAGGGTTGGAAACGCGGGGAGCGCGAGGACGACTGGGAGTGGTTCATCGACCGCGAGGCAGGCATCGGCTATGTCCGCCTCACGCAGTTCCAGGAGAACACGACCGCGGAACTCGAGCGCGCCATCGTTCGGATGCGCGCGGTTGGATTGCGCGGCCTCATCCTCGACCTCCGCTTCAACCCCGGCGGCCTGTTGAACGAAGCCGTGGGCGTTGCCAGCCAGTTCATCGAGAGCGGTCGCATCGTCACCACTGAGGCGGCAGACGGCTCCGTCGCCGGCGTCGAAACCGCGCTCGGCGGCGCGACGCTCGCCGACATTCCGATCGTCGTGCTCATCAACGAAGGCTCGGCCTCCGCGAGCGAAATCGTCGCTGGCGCGATCCAGGACTACGCGCGAACCGGCACCATCGACGCCATCGTCGTCGGCGAACGCTCCTTCGGTAAGGGAAGCGTTCAGAACGTCTGGCCACTCCCCGTGCAGACCGACGCCATGCTCAAACTCACCACGCAGTACTACAAACTCCCCGCCGGCCGCCTCATCCACCGCCAGCGCCACCCCGGCGAAACGCGCTGGGGCATCGAGCCGGACGTCACCGTGTCCATGCTCCCCTCGCAGATCGAGGCCTCGCTCCTGCTCCGCCAGAAGGCCGACCTGCTCGTTCTCGACGAGAACGGCGCCGCGAAGCGCGACGACGCCGAGCCGGCCCCCGACCCGGATGACCTCCTCGCCAAGGGCATCGACCTGCAGCTCAACACCGCCCTCGTCCTGCTCCAGAGCCGCACCCTCGCGCCGATCGCCTCACGAACGACGATGAAGCCCGTCGGCGAGCCGGCCTCGGCCGTGCGCTGA
- a CDS encoding MFS transporter: protein MHPAVTPTHSGRKPVCAPLWAVLAVTFVNSLGTGIVTNGVFFVARESYGFGATANYGLGLLLGIFYVAGALGVSPLLLRLAARHKAISTRAVLIFVTTSLGVLCFLPVLADRLNAGTWAIWVFTACYSALSGSLWPMIESYLSGGRRDKALRSAIGRFNVVWGVAVVAAFWMMAPLVKPWPLGIIAILGVLHVFTAAITWPLGAEPGRHLESRHEPHPPVYRSLLGVLRILLPTSYFIAAAWQPFAPTAVERIGVAVAWQTPLVATWMASRVIIFFVMERWHGWHGRWPTPLAGAILLGMGFAVSVLSPLVGAGVAGTVAMIVGLSILGLGMGIVYSAALYYAMEVGEAEVSAGGKHEALIGLGFTLGPACGLAGTLGVESGLLSGVAVEVAVLSAVGVVLAGVGLVVARLVLHGAKANAANLPNGATVQGDDR from the coding sequence ATGCACCCCGCCGTCACGCCGACACACTCCGGCCGAAAGCCCGTCTGCGCGCCCCTCTGGGCCGTTTTAGCCGTCACATTTGTCAACAGCCTGGGCACGGGAATCGTCACCAACGGCGTCTTCTTCGTCGCAAGGGAGAGTTACGGATTCGGCGCGACGGCCAACTACGGCCTGGGGCTCCTCCTCGGCATCTTCTACGTCGCCGGCGCGCTCGGCGTCAGCCCGCTTCTGCTCAGGCTTGCGGCCCGGCACAAGGCGATCAGCACTCGCGCCGTGCTCATCTTCGTGACCACATCGCTCGGCGTGCTGTGCTTCCTGCCCGTGCTCGCTGATCGTCTGAACGCCGGCACGTGGGCCATCTGGGTCTTTACGGCCTGCTACAGCGCACTCTCCGGCTCGCTCTGGCCCATGATCGAGAGTTACCTGAGCGGGGGCCGACGCGACAAGGCACTCCGCTCGGCCATCGGCCGATTCAACGTCGTCTGGGGCGTCGCCGTCGTCGCAGCCTTCTGGATGATGGCTCCGCTGGTCAAGCCCTGGCCGCTCGGCATCATCGCCATCCTCGGTGTGCTGCACGTCTTCACCGCCGCGATCACCTGGCCACTCGGCGCGGAGCCTGGCCGGCACCTCGAGAGCCGCCATGAACCACACCCTCCCGTGTACCGTTCACTCCTCGGCGTCCTGCGAATCCTGCTTCCGACGAGTTACTTCATTGCCGCAGCGTGGCAGCCCTTCGCCCCAACGGCGGTCGAACGCATCGGCGTCGCCGTCGCATGGCAGACACCGCTGGTCGCGACCTGGATGGCGAGCCGCGTGATCATCTTCTTCGTGATGGAGCGATGGCACGGCTGGCACGGCCGATGGCCTACCCCTCTTGCCGGGGCCATCCTGCTGGGCATGGGCTTCGCTGTCAGCGTCCTCTCGCCGCTCGTCGGCGCGGGTGTTGCGGGCACCGTTGCGATGATCGTCGGCCTCTCGATCCTCGGCCTTGGCATGGGCATCGTTTACTCGGCTGCCCTCTACTACGCGATGGAGGTCGGCGAAGCCGAGGTCTCCGCCGGGGGGAAGCACGAGGCCCTCATCGGGCTTGGTTTCACCCTGGGGCCGGCCTGCGGTCTTGCCGGCACGCTGGGCGTCGAATCCGGGCTTCTGTCCGGCGTCGCCGTCGAGGTCGCTGTGCTCTCTGCCGTCGGTGTTGTTCTCGCAGGCGTTGGGCTGGTCGTCGCCCGCCTCGTCCTTCACGGTGCGAAGGCAAATGCCGCAAACCTCCCAAACGGGGCAACCGTACAAGGGGATGACCGATAG
- the nth gene encoding endonuclease III — translation MPRKTLPKRPAKAPAKLRKPARADDAPPTAAEKRRALDLMRGLEAAYPDAHCELDYRTPHELLVATILSAQTTDVAVNKATPALFKRFPTPRAFADASPEEIEPYVKTLGFFRNKARAVHEAMKEVADRFGGEVPRTMEELLTLRGVARKTANVVLGNAYGINEGFVVDTHVERLAVRLGLAPPGSNVSQIERRLMALFPQSRWCDLSHMLIWHGRRACKARMPSCSDHPVCRRFGTSCELRVSSKSAKTKTTARDSEKVSSRAAARSARSPRAAAKNSGTSTRQR, via the coding sequence ATGCCCCGCAAGACGCTGCCGAAGAGGCCCGCCAAGGCGCCCGCGAAGCTCCGCAAGCCCGCGCGGGCTGACGATGCACCGCCCACCGCAGCCGAGAAGCGCCGCGCTCTCGACCTGATGCGCGGGCTCGAAGCGGCCTACCCCGACGCGCACTGCGAACTCGACTATCGCACGCCCCACGAGTTGCTCGTAGCAACCATCCTCTCCGCTCAGACGACGGACGTGGCGGTGAACAAGGCGACCCCCGCGCTCTTCAAGCGCTTCCCGACCCCCCGCGCCTTCGCCGACGCCTCGCCGGAGGAGATCGAGCCATACGTCAAGACACTCGGTTTCTTCCGCAACAAGGCCAGGGCGGTCCACGAAGCGATGAAGGAGGTCGCGGACCGCTTCGGCGGCGAAGTGCCTCGCACCATGGAAGAACTGCTCACGCTGCGCGGAGTCGCCCGCAAGACCGCCAACGTCGTCCTCGGCAACGCCTACGGGATCAACGAGGGTTTCGTCGTGGACACCCACGTCGAGCGCCTCGCCGTGCGGCTCGGACTTGCCCCGCCCGGCTCGAACGTCTCGCAGATCGAACGCCGCCTGATGGCCCTCTTCCCTCAAAGCCGCTGGTGCGACCTCAGCCACATGCTCATCTGGCACGGGCGGCGCGCCTGCAAGGCACGAATGCCCTCATGCTCGGACCACCCGGTCTGCAGGCGCTTCGGAACCTCGTGCGAGCTGCGCGTCTCGTCGAAGTCGGCCAAGACGAAGACGACCGCCAGAGACTCCGAGAAGGTCAGTTCCCGGGCGGCTGCGCGCTCGGCGCGATCGCCCCGGGCGGCGGCGAAAAACTCGGGAACTTCGACTCGTCAGCGTTGA